CATTGTAATCAGTTGCAGCGCCGTAATATGTTCCTTCAATTATAATATTTACGCCGGGCAAAGCATCTTTTAAATTTTTATCAATTACTTTTCCTTGAATCTTTCCGGTGTTTTGAGCAGAAATTATTGATTGAAATAATATTAATATTATGAGTATTTTCTTCATTAATTCAATCCAAACTCATTTACAAAAATTTGATTGAGTAAATTTCCAACATTTCCATTTGCATCACATTGATGAAGCGGAAGTCCGATAAAAAATAAATTTTTGGTATTATTTATCAAACCAATACTTCCGTTAATTTGACTGCTTGTCAAATCATAAACTTTGGATGCAGTAATTTCACTTACTTTAAAAGTTCTTACAAAGCCAATTGTGGATTGGGTTTTTAAGGTTGGATAATTTTCAAATTCCGTTGAAGGTAAAATATTTGCACCAGCAAACATAAAAGATAAAGTTTTTTTACTATCAAAACTTTCTATTGGTAAAAACGTTTGAGCAATTTGTGTTGAAAATTCAAAATTATCCGATGAATCTTGAAACGTCATTGAGAAGGCAATTTTTCCGCCATTCTGTAAATAATTTTGCGTTACTAAATTTGCTAAATCAATTCTCGGATTTGAACCGGAATACCAAAATATATATTTGAAAAGATTTAAAGTATTTTTGAATGTTATTGCTTCATAAGGAAACGAAATATTTTCCAAATCAAGTTCGTTGAATTTTCCTTCTGCAAAAATGTTAAAACTATTTCTATAAAATTCTGCAGCTTGAGTTCCGCCAATAAAATCATCAAGAATTAATAAATCTCCTTTTGGTTTTGAAACAAACCAAGTTCTGCTTGTATCCGGCAAAGGTAAAAATTTGGATTTTGATCCGCTTACATCAACACCGCGAATGTACATTCTATTAAAATTATCCAATTGCAAATTTTGAAGTTTTTGCGATTGCAGTTTATTTTCATCGGCATTAATAAAAATATTCATTTCGGGAATTGCGGAATTTACATCATCAACAATTATAGACACTAATCGCGTTGAACCATTGAACGAAACAAAATTGTTTGTATCATTTAGTGCAAGATGAATTTCAGTAATTGTCTCATTTCCGTCAAGATCAAATGCGTTCCATCCAATTGTCATAACTGGAAACGAAATTTCCGGAAGAACACTTAAATCATTCCATGTAATTTCCGGCGGCGAATTTTTAATTGGGAACTTTTGCGCTGCGGGTGTTTCATCAATTAATCCAAAATCAACAAACGGTTCACCATTATCATAAATTTTATTCCCATTTAAATCTGTAAAAGGTTCTGCACCAATATTTAAATTGTTAAAAATAACTTCATTATCATAAATTCCATTTCCGGAATTATCAATTGCGGAAATATAAAATATATAAGATGTATCTACGGTACCGATTGGGAGTGTAAATGTAGAATCATTTGAAGTTGTAAAATTCCAAGTTTGATTTATTCCTTCCCATTTAAAAATATAACCAATTACTAATCCGTCTTTGTCATCTCCCCACCAATGAACTTGGAGTTTACTTTTTTGCTGACTTATTTCAGAATCTGTATAAATAAATAAATGAGTTTCCGGCGATTGATTTTCAACCAGATTATCATTTATCGTTTCATCACAACTTGAAATTGCAACAATAAGAAACAATATAAAATATTTTAGTAATTTTTTTTTCAATTTCGTTTTTTTTGTAGAGACGCAAAATGTTACGTCTCTACATATTCAATTATTTTATTAACATCATTTTTTTTGTTTGATAAAAATCACCGGATTTTAAAGTATAGAAATAAATCCCGGTTGATAAATTTCCGGCATCAAATTTAACTTCATAATTTCCGGGAGTTTGAACTTTGTTAACTAATGTTTTTATTTCTCTTCCGAGTACATCGTAAATTTTCAAGGTAACACTCGAGTTAAAACTCGAAGCAACATTTGGAATTGAATAATTAATTATGGTACTTGGGTTAAAAGGATTAGGATAATTTTGTGATAAACTATAAACTTCCGGTACAACGTTTTCTTGACTGATATTTGTTACATGTCCTACGAAATCATCATTTTTTCTTGGAACAAGTTTATAATTACTAAATGAATAAAATAAAATTCCGGTAATGCTTTCAAAAGTATGCCCAGCTTCAATTTTAATTCCTTTGCCTTCCAATGCTGAATCCCACATATTATGATAGTCATGTGTTCCGTCTTGAAGCTCTAATCTCATTTGAACATTTGATGTATCTGTAATATAAATTTCGCCAAAATTTCTGCTGCCGCCGCTTCCTTCATCCGGTCCATCAGTTATGCCATCGGCGTTTGCATCAAGAATAGTTACATTATTAATTTTTACTAAAACGCCCTCATAAGATTCTGCCGGAAGTGATCCATCACTTGAAGAGCCAATATCCGCTGTTGAAATTAATTCTAATTCCGGATAAATTGGTGGAAACCAATCTGCTAATGAATATTCCACTTTTGCACCAATATCCAAAGTACCGATTCTTGTAACTCCGAAACTTTCATTTACAATTCCAGTTACAAATACATGTTCATTTCTTGGTGCTGCTTCAGCTTCAACTCCAAAAATTTGAATTCCGCTCCATGGTCCATTTTCATATCCTTGAATATAAACTTGCCGACCAATATTTGCACCATCACCTTGAATATCAGTCGTGTCAGCAGATACTTGTCCGCTAACAGTAACTTCATATCCATTATAACCACTATATCCGCTTCCGAATGGTGAATACTGAATATCACTAACCTTAAGTGGTCTATCTAAAACCATATAAAAATAACTTCTATTTATATTGGAAGGACTCGTAGAACTAAAATTATTTGAATCGGTTGCAGAAACATAATACTTAACCAAAGCAGAATCAGTTGAAGCCGGAATTGTTGCACTCCAAATTGAATCAGTTAAATTTGTTAAAGTCATATCTACCGAAACAAATGCTGCATCATTTTTACTGTAATTTAATTTTACACTTTTTATTCCCGAAGTTTTGTCTTCATCAACAACTTTTGCACTTACCACTACTTCTTCATTGAATTTCACAACTCCTTTATCTCTTATTACATCAGAAATATTCGGAGCACTTTCGCCATAAACTATATCATCTGGATAAACCGGATTTAACATAAACCAGCCGTATTGCCCGCCGGTTCTGGTTTCAATATAACCTCTTATTCTTGTTACATTTGTACCCGGAGTAGGTGGAATAAAACCACTTCTTAAATAATTTCCCTTGTTATAGATAACCATACTTGTATTATTTTCATCAAAAATTTTGAATGTACCAGAACCAACTGCACCGGGATCGGAAGTTGTTACGTTTTGAAATTCAACATAAACTCCTTCCCATTTTTCTGCAAGATAGTTGGGATTTGTTGTTCCTTTTTCAAACAATGAATCCAAAGTTAGAACAACTGGTTTTGGTCTTGCAATTTGACCAATCACATTTGATGCATCAAAACTAATTACATCTACTTCTGATGTAGTGAAGTACTCAACTACCTCTACTGTTGCCTTAATTATCATACCAGAATCAAGAATTGCAAATACTTCATTTGTTAAAGAACGATCTCTACAAAGAACTCCACCCCATTCCGGATTATTTAGATCTTGAAGAAAAATAGCTGGTGCGCCGGCAGCTAACATTTCACCATTTTCTGGATTTGCATTAAAATATGGTGAATTCATTACCACTCCGGTAACAATTACTGTATCGCCAGCAAGAGCTGGAATTGGTTCAGTATTTAAACTTCCATAATATAGAAGTGAATCATTTGGTGCAAAATTCACGTCTTTAATTGAAACTTCCGGATATGTTTGAGCAAAAATTTGATATGTTAATATTAGAAAAAAAAGTATGTTTCTAATTTTCATTTCATCCCTCTATTTTATTACTAAAAATTTTCCGCGTTTTATATTTCCATTTTTTTCATTTTTTACAGTAAATAAATATAAACCAGTTGCAATTGCTTGATCGTTTTCGGTAATTAAATCCCAAGCATGTTCACCACCAGACATTTGCTGTTTCCCATCTTTAGAAAATGTTTCAAACCATCTTAAATCAGATCCGTTACTTTGCTGATTATGATATATTTTTTTTACAATATCACCGGAAAGAGTATAAACAATTATTTCACATTCTTGAGGTAAATTGAAAAAGTAAATTTTTCTTAATCTCTCTGAATTTCCATCCCAGTAAGCTTCTCCGTAATATGGATTTGGATAAACTCCGATTTCCAAATTTTCATCTTCTGTTGATGGCGTTCCCGGAATAACTTTCTGCATATTTGCCAAAGGTCCGCTTTCCAAACTTTCCAAATTATTTTCTTTATCACCTTGATCAAATGCAGTAACTGAATAAATATATTGCCAGCCATTTAATTGATTTTCGATTTCAAATTTATACCAATACTCCGTATTATCACCTTCAAATGTAATTGGAGATTCTAATTCAATAAAATCAAATCCGGAGTTGAAACCTAATTCATTAATAGAACTATCAAATTCAGCAACCATAATCAAAGATGAATTTATATCTTGAGATTCGGTTAAATCATAACCGGGATTTGTTCTATAAATTCTGTATCCTTCAAAATCTTTTTTTGCAGAAATCGGATCAATTGATTGCTCTGATCTTTTATCCCAATAAATTGTTACAGATTGATTCTGCGAAATTACTTTTATTTTCGGTGGAGTTGGAGGTGCCGGTAAAATATATCTTGTAATTTTTCCGTTACCGTCCAAATCTTCATCTTCATCTAAAATATTATTTGCATTTTTATCTTCACCGTTATATGCACGTAAAGCCCAACTCGCATTTAAATAAAAATCCGATTTCTGCTCATCAGTATCAAATGAAGGTAAATCATTGCCAGTTTTTTTTGCCGCGACAATTGCAAAAGTTACATTCACAGAATCATTTGGAGCAAGTGAATTTTTAATTCCCGATGTTATTAACATTGAACGATTACTCGCAGATTTTATAGCATTCGGTTTTATTGCTTCATTTTCGCCGAATCTATTTGAACCACCATAATACCCAAGCATTTTTTGAAATCTTTGAACATCATTTTGTGGAGCAAAAAAGTTTGGATCAGTTGTATTTCTAAATTGCCAGTTTACAAAATTTATTCTTTCAATTTCTTTATCAGCTCCAAGAAATTGTATTCCAATATAACTATCTGTAAATCCAACATCACCGGTTGCATCAAATTCGTAAGCAATTTTTAACGAATCACTATATCCATTACCGCCTTTATTATAAAATGCGCTTCCGGTTCTTGGCGACGTGATATTTGTATTTCTTACTACTGTGTCAGTCCAAAGTCCAACATGTAAGCTATCCAAATATTTATTTGATGTATTTTTTACCCAATAATTTAGAATAACAAAAAAATCTGCGAATGGAAAATTCCATGCATAAGTTTCTTGGTGAATGCTAACTCCGAGTGGACGGTGATCTACAATTAATTCTCCATTGCTTAAGTTCGTGTTTGTATCAACAAAATCCATAACAAAATCTTGGTGAGAAATTGCTTTTGGATCGAAGAATTTTGAATCAAACAAAGATGATCTTTCTCTTACAATACTTCCTTGATTGTTTGTAAATTCAAATCCACCACCGCGCGCAGAAACTGAAGAAGCATCAACAGCTCCGGTTGTAACAAAAGGACCTAATTTATTATTGCCATTTTCATCACTTAATAATCCTCCAATCCAAAGACCACCGTCAAAAATATGTTCAATTCCGCTTCCTATTGGATATTCACAAGAGGGCTGTTCCGGCCAAAGACTAAAACCATGACCGTAAGTTCCAAAGTTAGTTACTGTTAAGCCAATATTCCCAACATTTGTAAATTTGGAATTATCATCATCGGCAACTTTACTTAAGATTTGCTGATCTGTTTGGGAGTGAACAACATATTGGAAAAAAAGAAGAAAGAATAAAATTTTGTACATGATTTATTAATTTGATTAAAACGGACTTTAAGATACAATCAAACGAAATTAAATTCAAATTCAAAAAAAGAAAACCCGTACATAGAGTACGGGTTAAATTTAAATGATAGAAAAATATTTAAATTGTTACCGAACTTTCTTCTACCATTTCCATTCCTCGTCTGAGTGCTTGCTCATTGAGCGGAATTAAGTTATGATATCTTTCCGGAAGAACTTTTTTTAATCCTTCTAAAATATTTGCTATTTCTATTATTGGTCGTTTTTTCAAAAATCCGCCAAGCATAATCATATTCATAATTTTAATATTTTTCATTTTCGCTGCTTCTTTAGTTGCATCAATTCCGATAATTTCAATATCACTTCTAGTAGGCGGATGTATGACATTATTTGCTTCGTATAAAAGTAATCCGTTTGTTTTAACAGCTTTTTCAAATTTATCAACGGAAGGTTGGTTTAATGCAATCACAGTATCAAATTTTGAAATTATTGGCGAGCTGATTTTTGTATCACTAATTATTGCAATACAATTTGCAGTTCCCCCGCGCATTTCGGGACCATAAGATGGCATCCAGCTTACTTCTTTATTTTCAATCATTCCGGAATAACATAAAATCATTCCCATTGATAAAACACCTTGTCCACCAAATCCGGCAATAATAATTTCTTCTGTCATAATTAATTCCTCCCATTTGGTAACTTAATATCGCCAAGCGGATAATATGGAAGCATATTTTCTTCAAGCCAGTGATTTGATTCTATTGGAGTCATCTTCCAATTTGAAGGACAATTAGATACAATTTCAATAAAACAAGTTCCCTTATTATCTTTTTGTAATTCAAATGCTTTTTGAATAGCTTTTTTTGTTTTGCGAACATTATTTGGTTTGTGAACTGATTGACGAGTTACGTAATAAGTTCCTGGCAAAAGTGCAACTAACTCAGTTATTTTTAATGGATTTCCCATTGTTGCTACATCTCGTCCAAATGGAGATGTTGTTGATTTCATTCCCGGTAAAGTTGTAGGTGCCATTTGTCCACCAGTCATTCCGTAGATGCCATTATTGATAAAAAGAATTAAAATATTTTCACCACGATTACAAGTGTGAATTGTTTCACCGGTTCCAATTGCAGCTAAATCGCCATCACCTTGATATGAAAAAACATATTTTTCCGGAAGAACTCTTTTAATTCCAGTTGCCGCAGCAGAAGCTCTTCCATGAGCTGCTTCTGAAAAATCAATATTTAAATAATTATATGCTAGAACTGAACATCCAACCGGAGCAACTCCAATAACATCCGATTGGATTCCCATTTCATCAATTACTTCTGCTAAAATTCTATGAACAACTCCATGACCGCAGCCTGGACAATAATGCATATCAACATCTAACAAAGTTCCAGGTTTTTCATACACAATATTTTCCGGTGAAATAATTTCAGCGTGTTCACATCTTAATGTATGTTCAAAATGTTCATCATCAATTAATGCTTTTTCATTCATGCGGCACCTCCAACTAATTTTTCTTCAATTGCCTTTAAAATTTCTTCTGGACCCGGAACAACTCCGCCCATTCTTCCATAAAATTTCACCGGAATTTTTCCGTTTACCGCAAGCCTAACATCTTCAACCATTTGTCCGGCACTCATTTCAACATCTAAAATACTTTTTACTTGATCAGAAAGTTTGTTGATAATTTCATAAGGATAAGGGAATAATGATATTGGTCGAAGTACACCGACTTTAATTCCTTTTTCTCTGGCAAGATGTGCTGCTTTTGTACAAATTCGGGCAACTAATCCATAAGCAACAATTAGATAATCGGCATCATCACAATCAATAGCTTCATATCTAATTTCATTCTTCTCAATTTCCTTATATTTTTTTTGAAGATGGATATTAATAATTTCCATTTCTTCTGCTTTAAGATTTAACGAAGTTATAATATTATGATTTCTTTCTTTCACTTTTCCGGTTAATGCCCAATCTAATATTTCAAATTTTCTTTCTTGCTGAGGAAATAAATCAACTTTTTCCATCATTTGACCAAGAGCGCCATCCGTTAAAATCAATACCGGATTTCGATATTGAAATGCTAACTCAAATCCTAATTTTACAAAATCTGCCATTTCTTGAACTGTTGCGGGAGCCAAAACAATTAATCTATAATCTCCGTGTCCACCGCCTTTTACGCTTTGAAAATAATCACTTTGCCCAGGTTGGATAGTTCCTAATCCAGGTCCACCACGATTAACATTAACCAATAAGCAAGGAAGTTCTGCACAAGCAATATAAGAAATTCCTTCTTGCATTAAACTCATTCCCGGGCTTGAAGATGAAGTCATAACTTTCTTTCCGGTTCCGGCAGCACCGTAGACCATATTGATTGAAGCAATTTCACTTTCTGCTTGAAGTACAACCATACCAGTTCTGTTTTCAGCTTCGCGACTTAAATATTCCAAAACTTCTGATTGAGGAGTAATTGGATAACCAAAATAAGCATCGCAGCCGGCACGAATTGCAGCTTCGGCTAATGCTTCATTACCTTTCATTAATTGTAAATCTTTCATTCGTTCACCTCAATTGAAATGTCAGAAGAAATATTTTTTACTTCAGCGATTTGTTTATTGCCACTTTCTGTTTTTCTGTAAACCGTAATTGCACCTTCCGGACAAACCAAAGCACAATTTGTGCAACCGGTACAATTATCAATAACTTTTACGATGTACAAATAACCTTTGTTGTTTACTTGGCGGGCTCTTTGAAGTGAATCTTGCGGGCATGCTTCAACGCAAAGTTCGCAGCCTTTGCATTTTTCGATATCAATAATAATATCGCCTTTTACTTTTGCCATAAAAACTCCAATAATTTCTTTCAATGTTATTTAGAGTATAATATTTATGCCAAAATATTTATAAAAATTCATAAAAAGAAGTAAAACAAAAAATTTGTTTAAGTTGAATAGGCTCAATTTAGATATAGACTTTAGGTCTGATTATTTAATAAAATCCATATTTCTTATCAGATTTGAGAATGATTGAATTGAAATGAGAAAGAGAAAATGTTAAAACGTATAACAAACTAATAAACGTTGAAATGTTAAGATGAATAAACGTAGAAATAAAAAACGTTAAAAGTGAAATGTGAAAAAAAACGAAAGAAAAATTTGTCAATATGAGGTGTAAAATAACGTGAGAATTTTAGATATAGAAATAAGTAAAAATGAAAAGGCAAAAACGAGATTTCTCATCAAAAAACAATTCGACATGACAGACTTCGATAGTTTCGATTCCGATGTTTTTTATCGGAAGAAAAATCTCTAAAAAAATATATCAGTTAGTTAACAGATTAAAAGATTTAAAAATCCCATATAAATTGATTGTTTCATCAAAAATCATTAAGCAGCATATAAATCTTTTTTAATATTATCAAAAATGCCATCTTTCAAAAAGTTGTCATCTTTTAACTTCCAACTTTAATATTTTACTCAAATGTATGAATTATCAAATTCCAAAAATTGGTTTATTGGTCATCCATCTTCCTCTTGTAAAATCTGGAAAATATTGCGGTGAACTATTATTTTGAATTGATGCTTCGGATAAAGGAGTTATAACGCTCCATGCTGCTGCATCATATACATCAATTGGCGGATTTTTTTCTTCTTTTACTGAATCAACAAATTGTTTAATTGTGAAATAATCGATACCACCATGGCCAGCATTTGCCGCATTTTTTTCTTCTTCAGCCCAAAGCGGATGATCATTTTGTTTCATGTATTTATCAAAATTTTCATTTACTTCCCATTCATGCTGAGGCGATTTTCCTTCAAGATAAATTCGTCTTCCTTCAAAATCTCCGCACCAAACTCCTTTTGATCCATGTAATGTAAATCCCCAAGAATATGGGCGCGGAAGGCTTGTATCATGATTTAAAATAATTGTTTCATCATTTGCAGTTTTAATTACTGAAGTTATAATATCTCCCAGTTTCCATTTCAATTTTGCATTCGGATGATCTTCTCCACCTTTTGGATTATTAACAATATAATCTTTTAATCCAACTGCTTTTGTGGCTGTAGATGTTAAAGTTACAAATCTATTTCCACGATTTATATCAAACCAAGTAGCTACTGGACCAAGACCGTGCGTGGGATAAACATCAGCATTTTGATTTATATAGTATTGAGTTCGCCATCTTGCTTCTCCTAAAGCTTTTTCACCAAATTCAACACCGCCGCCGTAAGTTTGATTGCCGCCATTAAAAAGAACTTCGCGTAGATCATGTCGATATCCGCAAGTTGCATGAACTAATTCACCAAATATTCCTTCTCTAATCATTTTTAAAACTGCCATTGATTCTCTTGCGTAGCATACATTTTCTAAAATCATTAATGGAATTCCGGTTTCTTCGTAAGTGTTTACCAAATCCCAGCATTCTTCTAAAGTATTTGCAGCAGAAACTTCAACGCCCGTAAATTTTCCGGCTTTCATTGAAGCAACCGACATTCTCGCATGCCAAACCCAAGGTGTGGAAATTATAACTCCATCTATATCATCTCTTTCTAATAATTTCATAAATGAAAATTCGTCACCGGTATAAACTGTAACTTCCTTGCGATTATTATCTCTTAGTAATTTTTGAGTTTTAGTAATTGTATCTGGATCAATATCACAAATTGCAGTAATTTCTGTATCTGTTCTTTGTGCTACTAATTCTACATGAGAGCGCCCTCTTCCACCAACTCCAATAAACGCTATATTCGTTTTGCCGGATGGTTTTGCTCTTTTAAATTTATTTTTTTCTTCAGATTTAATCAATGATGGTGAAACTGCCATTCCAAAACCGGCCATTGCAGCGGTTTTAATAAAATCTCTTCTTTTAAAATTGTTCATAAAATTTCCTTCAATCTATTAAGAATTACAAAATCAAATTTTGAAAAATATTTTTTTCTTGAATAACCAATAACATAAATATAACTCAATTGAAAAAACTACTAACGAATTTATAATATTTGAAATCTCTTGATGTACCGATAAATATTGAGCGAAACCACTCACA
The nucleotide sequence above comes from Ignavibacteriota bacterium. Encoded proteins:
- a CDS encoding T9SS type A sorting domain-containing protein, with translation MRLELQDGTHDYHNMWDSALEGKGIKIEAGHTFESITGILFYSFSNYKLVPRKNDDFVGHVTNISQENVVPEVYSLSQNYPNPFNPSTIINYSIPNVASSFNSSVTLKIYDVLGREIKTLVNKVQTPGNYEVKFDAGNLSTGIYFYTLKSGDFYQTKKMMLIK
- a CDS encoding 2-oxoacid:acceptor oxidoreductase family protein, with translation MTEEIIIAGFGGQGVLSMGMILCYSGMIENKEVSWMPSYGPEMRGGTANCIAIISDTKISSPIISKFDTVIALNQPSVDKFEKAVKTNGLLLYEANNVIHPPTRSDIEIIGIDATKEAAKMKNIKIMNMIMLGGFLKKRPIIEIANILEGLKKVLPERYHNLIPLNEQALRRGMEMVEESSVTI
- a CDS encoding 2-oxoglutarate oxidoreductase: MNEKALIDDEHFEHTLRCEHAEIISPENIVYEKPGTLLDVDMHYCPGCGHGVVHRILAEVIDEMGIQSDVIGVAPVGCSVLAYNYLNIDFSEAAHGRASAAATGIKRVLPEKYVFSYQGDGDLAAIGTGETIHTCNRGENILILFINNGIYGMTGGQMAPTTLPGMKSTTSPFGRDVATMGNPLKITELVALLPGTYYVTRQSVHKPNNVRKTKKAIQKAFELQKDNKGTCFIEIVSNCPSNWKMTPIESNHWLEENMLPYYPLGDIKLPNGRN
- a CDS encoding 3-methyl-2-oxobutanoate dehydrogenase subunit VorB, which produces MKDLQLMKGNEALAEAAIRAGCDAYFGYPITPQSEVLEYLSREAENRTGMVVLQAESEIASINMVYGAAGTGKKVMTSSSSPGMSLMQEGISYIACAELPCLLVNVNRGGPGLGTIQPGQSDYFQSVKGGGHGDYRLIVLAPATVQEMADFVKLGFELAFQYRNPVLILTDGALGQMMEKVDLFPQQERKFEILDWALTGKVKERNHNIITSLNLKAEEMEIINIHLQKKYKEIEKNEIRYEAIDCDDADYLIVAYGLVARICTKAAHLAREKGIKVGVLRPISLFPYPYEIINKLSDQVKSILDVEMSAGQMVEDVRLAVNGKIPVKFYGRMGGVVPGPEEILKAIEEKLVGGAA
- a CDS encoding ferredoxin family protein, with the translated sequence MAKVKGDIIIDIEKCKGCELCVEACPQDSLQRARQVNNKGYLYIVKVIDNCTGCTNCALVCPEGAITVYRKTESGNKQIAEVKNISSDISIEVNE
- a CDS encoding Gfo/Idh/MocA family oxidoreductase — protein: MNNFKRRDFIKTAAMAGFGMAVSPSLIKSEEKNKFKRAKPSGKTNIAFIGVGGRGRSHVELVAQRTDTEITAICDIDPDTITKTQKLLRDNNRKEVTVYTGDEFSFMKLLERDDIDGVIISTPWVWHARMSVASMKAGKFTGVEVSAANTLEECWDLVNTYEETGIPLMILENVCYARESMAVLKMIREGIFGELVHATCGYRHDLREVLFNGGNQTYGGGVEFGEKALGEARWRTQYYINQNADVYPTHGLGPVATWFDINRGNRFVTLTSTATKAVGLKDYIVNNPKGGEDHPNAKLKWKLGDIITSVIKTANDETIILNHDTSLPRPYSWGFTLHGSKGVWCGDFEGRRIYLEGKSPQHEWEVNENFDKYMKQNDHPLWAEEEKNAANAGHGGIDYFTIKQFVDSVKEEKNPPIDVYDAAAWSVITPLSEASIQNNSSPQYFPDFTRGRWMTNKPIFGI